A region from the Mycobacterium heidelbergense genome encodes:
- a CDS encoding molybdopterin-dependent oxidoreductase gives MSGYGFPAKLWRALDRHPPPGVRRLAQFRSPLRGPWLTSVFGLALLIVLPIVIITGLLSYIAYAPQLGQAIPSDVGWLRLPAFAWPTRPSWLYRLTQGLHVGLGLVIIPVVLAKLWSVIPRLFVWPPARSIAQILERLSLLMLVGGVLFEIVTGVLNIQYDYVFGFSFYTGHYFGAWIFIAGFLMHVAVKIPRMVTGLRSLPLREVLRTNRAHTRPQPPDPDGLVPAHPAEPTMSRRGALALVGSGVLLIGALTAGQTLGGAARGAALLLPRGRGLRDSTGDFPVNKTAAAAGVTTESVGASWRLTLRGGPSEVVLDRADLAGMPQRTARLPIACVEGWSTVQTWSGVRLADLTRLAGVPTPRAARVTSLQRGGAFGSATLQANQIHDPDALLALRVNGVDLSLDHGHPARIIVPGMPGVHNTKWVTSIEFEPS, from the coding sequence GTGAGCGGCTACGGCTTTCCGGCCAAGCTGTGGCGGGCGCTGGACCGGCATCCACCGCCGGGCGTGCGGCGGCTGGCCCAGTTTCGCAGCCCGTTGCGTGGCCCGTGGCTGACGTCGGTGTTCGGGCTGGCGCTGTTGATCGTGCTGCCGATCGTCATCATCACCGGGTTGCTGTCCTACATCGCGTACGCGCCGCAACTCGGCCAAGCCATCCCCTCCGACGTCGGCTGGCTGCGCCTGCCCGCCTTCGCCTGGCCGACCCGTCCGTCGTGGTTGTACCGGCTGACCCAGGGGCTGCACGTGGGGCTGGGCTTGGTGATTATCCCGGTGGTGCTGGCCAAGCTGTGGTCGGTGATCCCGCGGCTGTTCGTGTGGCCGCCGGCCCGCTCGATCGCCCAGATACTGGAGCGATTGTCGTTGCTGATGCTGGTTGGAGGGGTGTTGTTCGAAATCGTCACCGGCGTGCTCAACATCCAGTACGACTACGTCTTCGGGTTCAGCTTCTACACCGGCCACTATTTCGGGGCGTGGATCTTCATCGCCGGCTTTCTGATGCACGTCGCGGTCAAGATTCCGCGCATGGTCACCGGGCTGCGGTCGCTGCCGCTACGAGAGGTGTTGCGCACCAACCGTGCCCATACCCGTCCGCAACCACCCGATCCCGACGGGCTGGTGCCCGCCCATCCGGCCGAACCGACGATGAGCAGGCGCGGCGCCCTGGCGCTGGTCGGGTCTGGCGTGTTGCTGATCGGCGCGCTGACCGCCGGCCAGACCCTCGGCGGTGCGGCCCGTGGCGCCGCGCTACTGCTGCCGCGCGGCCGCGGCCTTCGCGATTCCACAGGCGATTTCCCGGTCAACAAAACCGCGGCCGCGGCGGGTGTCACAACCGAAAGTGTCGGCGCAAGTTGGCGATTGACGCTGCGCGGCGGCCCCTCGGAGGTGGTTCTGGACCGCGCCGACCTGGCCGGCATGCCGCAACGCACCGCGCGGCTGCCCATCGCCTGCGTCGAGGGGTGGTCGACCGTGCAGACCTGGAGCGGGGTACGGCTGGCCGACTTGACCCGGCTGGCGGGGGTGCCCACGCCGCGTGCGGCGCGAGTGACATCACTGCAGCGGGGCGGGGCATTCGGCTCAGCGACGCTGCAGGCCAACCAGATTCACGATCCCGACGCCTTGCTGGCGCTGCGGGTCAATGGTGTCGACCTGTCGTTGGATCACGGCCATCCGGCGCGGATCATCGTTCCGGGGATGCCGGGCGTGCACAACACCAAATGGGTGACCTCCATCGAGTTCGAGCCAAGCTGA